From the Candidatus Zixiibacteriota bacterium genome, one window contains:
- a CDS encoding biopolymer transporter ExbD has product MAAVDVGGPSPRGKKTGGLRRPKKRLGIRIDMTPMVDIAFLLLIFYMVTTIFSLPQAMEINLPPEDQPVPIAESNLFTLRVDSEGKMYWNMGVEKPEPIPPDSLRSILLRKNQEKPKLVTLIKIDKEAKYYKMIDIVDEIQLVEKQMQEKNRNFSYRFSFAPFTDEDQGLITGKLQPKGGK; this is encoded by the coding sequence ATGGCAGCGGTTGACGTAGGAGGACCGAGTCCTCGAGGGAAAAAGACCGGAGGGCTTCGAAGACCGAAAAAGAGATTGGGGATAAGAATAGATATGACCCCTATGGTAGATATAGCCTTTCTTCTGCTGATCTTCTATATGGTGACCACGATCTTCAGTCTTCCACAGGCGATGGAGATCAACCTTCCTCCAGAGGACCAGCCAGTACCCATTGCGGAATCTAACCTTTTTACTTTGAGGGTAGATTCGGAAGGGAAGATGTACTGGAATATGGGAGTGGAAAAGCCGGAACCTATTCCCCCTGATTCTTTAAGGTCCATCCTTCTAAGAAAGAATCAGGAAAAGCCCAAGCTGGTGACCCTTATCAAGATCGACAAGGAAGCCAAGTATTACAAGATGATCGACATAGTGGACGAAATACAATTAGTGGAAAAGCAGATGCAAGAGAAAAACCGTAACTTCAGTTACCGTTTCAGCTTTGCCCCTTTTACGGATGAAGATCAAGGGCTTATCACCGGTAAGCTTCAGCCGAAAGGAGGGAAGTAA
- a CDS encoding sodium-translocating pyrophosphatase produces MPKCFNFKASIFLSTFFLASLPVKLFAGEENVLLPPFDRTVNLALYFVLLSAILGLAYGLYLAFKVIKKDQGTPKMIEVAKAIQEGAKAYLTRQFRVLFFFIILLTIVLFFVYKNIYLLPDGTPDWKMVWGIALAFLAGSTLSAMTGLIGMSVAVRGNVRVAHAARTSFKNALETAFQSGTVTGMFTVGMGLVGATVIFMLFKEKAMMVLIGFGFGGSLVALFMRVGGGIYTKAADVGADLVGKVEAGIPEDDPRNAAVIADLVGDNVGDCAGMAADLFESYEVTLVAAMILGASYAVFNPTPAGKDLALKLIVFPLLVRAVGVFASILGTWRVKGKDKKDFNPMRPIQNGFVVAALVSTIGFGLINYFYIKTASGAPDMRFFWATFSGIVLAVLISYLTEYYTAVEYSPVKETARATKTGAATTILAGFSEGMESTVLAIIVIGAAILTSNLIFSGDLALAAYGIALCGMGMLTTTGFIVSMDSYGPVSDNANGIFEMSKVLEEDKNPDAHLIVHKLDAVGNTTKAVTKGFAIASAVVAAVSLFRSYGSDINLLDPAYKFFERGIQINLPNAFVGLLIGGAMPFLFSSLAIRAVGRAAFQVVEEVRRQFKEIPGLMEGKAKPEYYRCVNISTAAAQKELITPGLLAILSPLIVGFLLGVDGLGGFLAGTILTGQLLAVMLSNAGGTWDNAKKTIEAGLYGGKGSEAHKASVIGDTVGDPFKDTAGPSLNPLIKVMNLVSILFLPLLIGKSQLPPGLKAPLAIVAVIVLLSALLISKRRK; encoded by the coding sequence ATGCCGAAATGCTTCAATTTTAAAGCATCAATTTTTTTATCCACTTTCTTTTTAGCTTCACTTCCGGTCAAGCTTTTTGCCGGGGAGGAGAATGTCCTTTTGCCTCCTTTTGACCGGACAGTCAACTTGGCCTTATATTTCGTTCTGCTCTCTGCCATCTTAGGTTTAGCTTACGGGCTTTATTTAGCTTTCAAGGTGATAAAAAAGGATCAGGGTACACCTAAGATGATCGAGGTGGCAAAAGCAATTCAGGAAGGAGCAAAAGCCTACCTTACCCGCCAGTTCAGGGTTTTATTTTTCTTCATCATACTTCTGACGATTGTATTATTTTTTGTCTATAAAAACATATACCTACTTCCTGACGGAACCCCGGACTGGAAAATGGTCTGGGGGATCGCGCTGGCGTTTTTAGCCGGCTCAACTCTATCAGCCATGACCGGGCTTATCGGTATGTCAGTTGCTGTTCGGGGGAACGTGAGGGTAGCTCACGCTGCCAGAACCTCATTTAAAAATGCTCTGGAGACCGCATTTCAGTCTGGCACCGTAACCGGTATGTTCACCGTCGGAATGGGTTTGGTCGGAGCTACAGTCATCTTTATGCTCTTCAAGGAAAAGGCTATGATGGTCCTGATCGGGTTCGGTTTCGGCGGAAGCCTTGTAGCCTTATTTATGAGAGTGGGCGGTGGAATCTACACCAAGGCAGCAGACGTGGGAGCGGACCTGGTGGGCAAAGTCGAAGCAGGGATTCCGGAGGACGATCCCAGAAATGCGGCAGTGATTGCGGATCTTGTAGGGGACAACGTGGGAGATTGTGCTGGAATGGCAGCAGACCTATTTGAATCTTATGAGGTCACCTTAGTTGCCGCTATGATCTTAGGAGCTTCCTATGCGGTCTTCAACCCTACCCCTGCTGGCAAGGATCTGGCTTTAAAATTGATTGTTTTTCCGCTTTTAGTCAGGGCTGTAGGGGTATTCGCTTCTATCCTGGGCACCTGGAGAGTGAAGGGAAAAGATAAAAAAGACTTTAACCCGATGAGGCCCATCCAGAACGGGTTTGTGGTCGCGGCTCTGGTCTCCACTATCGGATTCGGGTTGATAAACTATTTCTACATAAAAACCGCATCCGGCGCTCCGGATATGAGGTTTTTCTGGGCGACTTTTTCCGGAATCGTGCTGGCAGTTTTGATCAGTTACCTGACAGAATATTATACTGCAGTGGAATATAGCCCGGTCAAAGAGACTGCGCGCGCCACCAAGACCGGTGCAGCAACTACCATCTTAGCTGGGTTTTCTGAAGGGATGGAGTCGACCGTTTTAGCCATCATCGTCATAGGCGCCGCGATATTGACTTCGAACCTGATCTTTAGCGGGGATTTGGCCTTAGCCGCCTACGGGATAGCTTTATGCGGAATGGGAATGCTCACCACAACCGGATTCATCGTCTCAATGGATTCTTATGGACCAGTATCAGATAACGCTAACGGTATCTTCGAGATGTCAAAGGTCTTAGAAGAGGATAAAAATCCGGATGCTCATCTGATAGTGCATAAATTAGATGCGGTGGGAAATACCACTAAAGCGGTGACAAAAGGCTTTGCTATCGCCTCGGCAGTAGTAGCAGCAGTTTCTCTGTTCAGGTCTTACGGTTCGGACATAAACTTACTTGATCCGGCTTACAAATTTTTCGAAAGAGGTATTCAGATCAACCTGCCCAATGCATTCGTAGGCCTGTTGATCGGAGGAGCGATGCCTTTTCTCTTCAGCTCCTTAGCCATAAGAGCAGTGGGCAGGGCTGCTTTTCAAGTCGTGGAAGAAGTGAGAAGGCAGTTCAAAGAAATACCCGGATTGATGGAGGGAAAAGCCAAACCGGAATATTACAGATGTGTTAACATCTCCACGGCGGCTGCTCAAAAAGAGCTTATAACCCCCGGGCTTCTGGCTATACTTTCACCCTTGATAGTCGGATTTCTTTTAGGTGTGGACGGTTTAGGCGGGTTCTTAGCCGGAACTATCTTGACTGGTCAGCTCTTAGCAGTTATGCTTTCCAATGCAGGCGGAACCTGGGATAATGCAAAAAAGACGATCGAGGCAGGGCTGTACGGAGGCAAAGGTTCAGAAGCTCATAAGGCTAGCGTGATCGGGGATACGGTGGGCGATCCCTTTAAAGATACTGCCGGGCCCTCTCTTAACCCTCTGATCAAGGTGATGAATTTAGTTTCCATCCTTTTTCTGCCTTTGCTTATCGGAAAAAGTCAGCTTCCTCCCGGACTCAAAGCCCCACTGGCAATTGTGGCTGTCATAGTGCTCCTGAGCGCGTTGTTGATCAGTAAAAGAAGAAAATAA
- a CDS encoding MotA/TolQ/ExbB proton channel family protein codes for MKQSIFITLVLIVSIAIGFIIWGLMLPDYLRLGGPLVGLLIGLLVMLLSFIIERTLTLRKARGKASVQSFFRNVVTMLDKGDYDGAIAACDKQRGTTANVLRAGIERYQQLKGNTSSEKRLSETQRAIEEANALEVPLLERNLIALSTIASIATMIGLLGTTIGMIRAFKATSERVGGVIDAMKLATGISEALVNTAGGLLAAIIGIVAYNFFVNKVDAFNYTMDEASYEVLQLLKSKEAEK; via the coding sequence ATGAAGCAATCGATCTTTATAACCTTAGTCCTGATAGTCTCAATTGCCATCGGTTTTATAATCTGGGGATTGATGCTGCCGGATTATCTGAGATTGGGAGGACCACTGGTAGGATTATTGATCGGTTTGTTAGTAATGCTTTTATCTTTTATCATAGAAAGGACTTTGACTTTAAGGAAAGCCCGGGGTAAAGCTTCGGTCCAGTCCTTTTTCAGGAATGTGGTAACCATGCTGGACAAAGGGGATTACGATGGAGCTATTGCCGCATGCGACAAACAGAGAGGCACAACCGCTAACGTTTTAAGAGCGGGCATCGAAAGATACCAGCAGTTAAAAGGAAATACTTCGTCTGAAAAACGCTTGAGCGAAACCCAGAGAGCAATTGAAGAGGCTAATGCCCTGGAGGTCCCGTTACTGGAGAGAAATCTGATCGCCTTATCCACTATCGCCTCGATTGCCACCATGATAGGGCTATTAGGAACCACTATCGGAATGATAAGAGCCTTTAAGGCAACCTCCGAGAGGGTCGGTGGAGTTATCGACGCTATGAAGCTGGCTACCGGAATTTCCGAAGCTCTGGTGAATACGGCTGGTGGACTTCTGGCTGCCATCATCGGGATCGTGGCTTACAATTTCTTCGTGAATAAGGTGGATGCTTTCAACTATACGATGGACGAGGCTTCTTACGAGGTCTTACAGCTTTTGAAGAGTAAGGAGGCTGAGAAGTAA
- a CDS encoding ABC transporter permease, with translation MQFLESIGVALKSLVANKLRSILTLIGVIIGVMTVIAVVSIIAGMNRYVADQIKTLGSTTFFVDSGWRTVMSEEDYLKVLKRKDLTLDDMEAVKQGCTLCWKVGAEVVTYKKVKYKEKYLSDVEIAGTTANVTEISSIDLSSGRYPSEFENEHNRRVVLVGWDIADNLFPGQDAVDRDIKIGNYYFRIVGVAKKRGSFLGFSQDNFVMIPITTFNKLFGTKRFLAIFVKVESFGSMQEAQDQVRLVLRARRNVAYDKPDDFAIMTSDTFMEMYRNFTSTAFIVMIGVSSIALVVGGIVIMNIMLVSVTERTREIGIRKAVGAKKKNILWQFLIEAVTLSLVGGSIGIILGSIMAKVVAAFSPLPATIEVWSVITGLIIATSVGLFFGIFPAVKAAKLDPIVCLRHE, from the coding sequence TTGCAGTTCCTGGAAAGCATAGGGGTTGCCTTAAAATCACTTGTGGCAAACAAGCTCAGGTCTATTCTCACCCTGATAGGGGTGATAATCGGGGTGATGACTGTCATCGCAGTAGTCTCCATAATAGCTGGGATGAACCGTTACGTGGCTGACCAGATCAAGACCCTGGGTTCCACCACCTTTTTTGTGGACAGCGGCTGGCGCACGGTAATGAGCGAGGAAGATTATCTGAAGGTTCTCAAAAGAAAAGACCTAACTTTAGATGATATGGAAGCAGTTAAACAGGGATGCACTTTGTGCTGGAAGGTTGGGGCAGAAGTGGTAACCTATAAAAAAGTCAAATATAAAGAGAAATACTTAAGCGATGTGGAGATAGCTGGGACCACTGCCAACGTCACGGAGATATCGTCCATCGATTTGAGCAGCGGCAGGTACCCTTCTGAATTTGAAAACGAGCATAACCGAAGAGTGGTTCTGGTTGGCTGGGACATCGCAGACAATCTGTTCCCTGGCCAGGACGCAGTGGATAGGGATATAAAAATTGGAAACTATTATTTCAGGATAGTAGGGGTTGCAAAAAAAAGAGGGAGTTTCCTGGGCTTCAGCCAGGACAACTTCGTTATGATCCCGATCACCACTTTTAACAAACTTTTCGGAACCAAAAGATTTCTGGCTATCTTCGTCAAGGTGGAGAGTTTTGGCTCGATGCAGGAGGCACAGGACCAGGTTCGCCTGGTCTTGAGAGCCAGACGGAACGTCGCTTATGATAAGCCGGATGATTTCGCTATTATGACCAGCGACACTTTTATGGAGATGTACCGCAATTTCACTTCAACTGCCTTCATAGTAATGATCGGGGTTTCCTCGATCGCTCTGGTAGTAGGAGGCATCGTCATCATGAACATTATGCTGGTCTCGGTGACGGAAAGAACCAGAGAGATAGGTATCCGTAAAGCAGTGGGTGCAAAAAAGAAGAATATCCTGTGGCAGTTTTTGATCGAAGCTGTGACCTTATCTCTGGTGGGTGGCTCGATCGGGATTATCTTGGGCAGCATAATGGCTAAGGTAGTGGCGGCATTCAGTCCGCTTCCTGCAACCATTGAAGTCTGGTCTGTCATCACCGGACTGATCATCGCCACCTCGGTAGGTCTTTTCTTCGGGATCTTTCCGGCGGTGAAAGCCGCCAAGCTGGACCCGATAGTTTGCCTGAGGCATGAATAA
- a CDS encoding TolC family protein has product MRKKSVFSVLLVVLLWFYSAQAQEIQKKVLTIDDCVNIALKNSFPARSAQENYQSARWNFLGGFSGLLPSIDFSSSWSRRGQHTVSTDFYGQKVDQTSPSVDQYSFNFSLTQPVFNGGANLANYNLKRYGKRSAWDDLKLAEKSVALNVKQGCYDLLKAQMLYDVQKDAVDVSLQQLKMAKARYDLGAASLSDYLKAKVQLGNDSLTLITNENNVKLAEATLNSLLGLDVNTPLEINARLEYTKLDADVEQETRKALESHPQIDKARMGVNQAHSGLTVARSANYPDISFGWGYNWNNVRFPESINDWKKYVYWDMGINVRLNLFGGFLTTSQVRSAKAQVRLNKDNLEQNKRDLVLAIKQADLLVKEGERKIQLTDDALKSAEEDLKLTQEKYNLGAASILDLLNANVSYKTAKNNQVQALYDYNLAVAQFEKATAR; this is encoded by the coding sequence ATGAGAAAGAAATCGGTCTTTTCAGTTCTTTTAGTGGTTCTCCTGTGGTTCTATTCAGCTCAGGCACAGGAAATTCAAAAAAAAGTTCTAACCATTGACGACTGTGTGAATATCGCCCTGAAGAATAGTTTTCCGGCTCGTTCTGCTCAGGAGAATTACCAGTCAGCCAGATGGAACTTTTTAGGGGGCTTTTCGGGCCTTCTGCCAAGCATAGATTTTTCCTCCAGTTGGTCAAGAAGAGGACAGCATACCGTAAGCACGGACTTCTATGGACAGAAGGTGGATCAAACCTCCCCTTCTGTAGACCAGTACTCTTTTAACTTTAGTCTGACTCAACCGGTCTTCAATGGAGGTGCTAATTTAGCCAATTACAATTTGAAAAGATACGGTAAGAGATCAGCCTGGGATGATCTGAAACTGGCAGAGAAATCAGTGGCTTTAAACGTCAAACAGGGATGCTATGATCTGTTAAAAGCCCAGATGCTATACGATGTCCAGAAAGATGCAGTAGACGTTAGTCTCCAACAGCTAAAAATGGCAAAAGCCAGGTATGACCTGGGCGCGGCCTCGCTTTCTGATTATCTTAAAGCTAAGGTCCAGTTAGGGAACGATAGCCTGACTTTAATTACCAACGAGAACAATGTTAAATTGGCCGAAGCCACTCTGAACAGCTTGTTAGGTCTGGATGTAAACACTCCTCTGGAGATCAATGCACGGCTGGAGTACACAAAATTAGATGCAGATGTAGAGCAGGAAACAAGGAAAGCTCTGGAAAGCCATCCGCAGATAGATAAAGCCAGGATGGGAGTCAACCAGGCTCATTCCGGCTTAACTGTAGCCAGAAGTGCGAATTATCCTGACATATCTTTTGGCTGGGGTTATAACTGGAACAACGTCCGATTTCCTGAATCGATCAACGATTGGAAAAAGTATGTTTACTGGGATATGGGGATCAATGTCAGGTTAAATCTGTTTGGAGGTTTCCTGACCACCTCTCAGGTGAGAAGTGCCAAAGCCCAGGTCAGATTGAACAAAGACAATCTGGAACAGAATAAAAGAGATTTAGTCCTGGCAATAAAACAAGCAGATCTTTTGGTAAAAGAAGGAGAACGTAAAATTCAGTTGACGGATGATGCTTTAAAGTCGGCTGAGGAGGACTTGAAACTGACCCAGGAGAAATATAACTTAGGTGCGGCATCGATATTAGACCTACTGAATGCCAACGTCTCATATAAAACAGCCAAAAATAACCAGGTGCAAGCCCTGTATGATTATAACTTAGCAGTTGCTCAGTTCGAGAAGGCCACAGCCAGATAA
- a CDS encoding biopolymer transporter ExbD produces the protein MLKRMKKRIGVKIDMTPMVDIAFLLLIFYMSTTQFKPPEKKSVALPASHSQIKLPEKDILNITVTKDDSIAVDYVNRKQVEIQGKKEQVLERIYEDVNLNTLAGTILSIRAKYPGIFVVIKADKEAHYGIIQALMNTMRDNHMPRFQLVTEIEAGS, from the coding sequence ATGTTAAAGAGGATGAAGAAGAGAATAGGGGTTAAAATCGATATGACCCCTATGGTGGATATCGCCTTTCTGCTTTTGATCTTCTATATGTCCACTACCCAGTTCAAACCCCCGGAAAAAAAATCAGTGGCTCTGCCAGCTTCCCATTCCCAAATCAAGCTGCCGGAAAAAGATATTTTGAACATAACCGTTACCAAAGACGACAGCATTGCCGTAGATTATGTGAATAGGAAACAGGTAGAGATTCAAGGCAAAAAAGAGCAGGTCCTGGAAAGGATTTACGAGGATGTCAACCTGAACACATTAGCTGGAACGATTTTGTCGATCCGGGCCAAATACCCTGGGATATTTGTGGTGATCAAAGCAGACAAGGAAGCCCATTATGGGATCATACAAGCACTGATGAACACCATGCGCGATAATCATATGCCCCGCTTCCAGTTAGTTACTGAGATCGAGGCGGGAAGTTAA
- a CDS encoding YIP1 family protein, translating into MEEELKPIETQEVRMGFVSRISGIFFEPRKVFNYLNFKPTWFLALILIVVIGVIVAEITLPQNLLLQKELVSQSTRIASAPEVLEKMADVTTGKRITAAISTPIVAFIWLLILTSVVYFFCNIILGGESSYKKLLSIVTYTFFIPALGSILKTPLILAKNSADVQTSLAILMAGDYNKIRHMLLSALDIFSIWQLILIALGITVLYKFSSTKAFIAAFVGWLILVILGTGLGILGMSVSGIPVTW; encoded by the coding sequence ATGGAAGAAGAATTAAAGCCCATCGAGACTCAAGAAGTGAGAATGGGATTTGTCAGCAGGATTTCCGGGATTTTTTTTGAGCCCAGAAAAGTTTTCAATTATTTGAATTTTAAACCCACCTGGTTTTTAGCTCTTATACTTATCGTGGTAATCGGTGTGATCGTGGCAGAGATAACCCTGCCTCAGAATCTTCTTTTACAAAAAGAGTTAGTTTCACAGAGTACCAGGATTGCTTCTGCTCCGGAGGTCCTGGAGAAGATGGCTGATGTCACTACTGGTAAAAGGATAACCGCCGCGATAAGCACACCGATCGTGGCTTTCATTTGGCTTTTAATTCTGACCTCCGTAGTTTATTTTTTCTGCAATATTATATTAGGTGGAGAGAGTAGCTATAAGAAGCTTTTATCTATCGTAACTTATACCTTCTTTATTCCGGCTTTAGGATCGATCCTTAAAACCCCTTTAATTTTAGCCAAGAATTCTGCTGATGTGCAAACCAGCTTGGCAATCTTGATGGCAGGCGATTATAACAAGATCAGGCATATGCTGCTTTCAGCATTAGATATATTTTCCATCTGGCAATTAATCCTGATAGCCTTAGGAATAACTGTTCTATATAAGTTCTCCTCTACGAAAGCCTTCATTGCAGCATTTGTTGGTTGGCTTATCTTGGTAATTCTCGGTACAGGTTTGGGTATCCTGGGAATGTCTGTTTCGGGAATACCGGTTACCTGGTAA
- a CDS encoding energy transducer TonB: MRVATPYGAFELKRVYQRNFSIAVIISALVYLILIGSFMLFSHITAQKPVAKRVITIRTPLELGAPPSLTQNVAHQIAVAAPAAAAAPSVGVPKAVPDDQVKETVTLASQAELGVLQNPTVSTEGTGKGESLSIQIAPEEYLPAPGEFVPYEEAPVPIKWVKPSYPELARKSGVEGKIWVEALVDKRGKVRDARCLKEMSVNADIFCEEAVKAAMQNEYKPAISNHQPVAVRVQYKVDFNLK, from the coding sequence ATGAGAGTCGCAACGCCTTATGGAGCCTTTGAGCTTAAGAGGGTCTATCAGAGAAACTTTAGCATTGCAGTAATTATCTCTGCCCTGGTGTATTTGATCTTAATTGGTTCATTTATGCTTTTTTCTCATATCACAGCTCAGAAGCCGGTAGCAAAAAGGGTAATAACTATCAGAACCCCTCTCGAGTTAGGAGCGCCTCCTTCCCTGACCCAGAACGTGGCTCATCAGATAGCAGTAGCTGCACCAGCCGCGGCTGCAGCGCCGTCAGTTGGAGTTCCTAAAGCGGTTCCGGATGATCAGGTTAAGGAAACAGTGACCCTGGCCAGCCAGGCAGAATTAGGGGTCTTGCAGAACCCCACTGTGTCTACTGAGGGAACAGGTAAGGGTGAATCATTATCCATTCAGATAGCCCCGGAAGAATATCTGCCTGCGCCAGGAGAGTTCGTGCCTTACGAAGAGGCTCCTGTACCCATTAAATGGGTTAAACCGAGCTATCCTGAGTTGGCCAGAAAATCGGGTGTCGAAGGGAAAATCTGGGTTGAGGCTCTGGTGGATAAACGCGGTAAAGTCAGGGATGCCAGGTGCCTGAAAGAGATGAGCGTGAACGCTGACATCTTCTGCGAAGAGGCGGTTAAAGCCGCAATGCAGAACGAATATAAGCCAGCCATAAGCAACCACCAGCCGGTGGCAGTCCGGGTACAGTACAAGGTGGACTTTAATTTGAAATAA
- a CDS encoding efflux RND transporter periplasmic adaptor subunit, protein MKKRSKIIIIVGVLILVVVIVLLNLFRSGEKVYTVEADKVKKGDLASVVSGSGKVQAKKDVKIGATVPGLIISLPVKDGDIIKKGQLLVQIDPSEYKSAVAQATAQLNSAEANFEQAKLLHERQQKLFEKSLTSKEQYDASLTQYDVAKAQYDQSQASLRQAEDLLAKTTITAPMDGKITELLKKEGEMVAGATYNPTEIMTISDLSAFEVEVEVDETDIAETKLVQEAKIKIDAFPDTSFKGEVSEIGNTAKVTGYGTQDQVVNFLVKVLILDEVKGIKPGMSASVDITTASHKDVLNIPIAAVVMREEKKDSLSTKSKKDKSEALASSVKEEKDKKKKKEIEGVFLVEKGRAKFVPVKSGIADQQNMEIVSGLKENDQIITGSYKILRTLKDGDKVKIEKKIEKKEGS, encoded by the coding sequence ATGAAAAAAAGAAGCAAAATCATAATCATAGTAGGTGTATTAATTTTAGTGGTGGTGATAGTCCTTTTAAACCTGTTCCGCTCAGGTGAGAAAGTCTATACAGTGGAGGCTGACAAGGTCAAAAAGGGTGACTTAGCCTCCGTAGTCTCAGGGAGCGGTAAAGTCCAGGCTAAAAAAGATGTTAAGATCGGTGCCACTGTTCCAGGACTGATAATAAGTCTTCCAGTGAAAGATGGAGACATAATTAAAAAAGGGCAGCTTTTAGTGCAAATCGACCCTTCGGAATACAAATCGGCTGTAGCTCAAGCCACAGCCCAGTTGAATTCGGCTGAAGCTAATTTTGAACAGGCAAAACTTCTCCATGAGAGACAGCAAAAGCTTTTTGAGAAGAGCCTCACCTCCAAAGAGCAGTATGATGCCTCTTTGACCCAGTATGATGTTGCTAAGGCACAGTATGATCAAAGTCAGGCATCGCTCAGACAGGCTGAAGACCTTTTAGCCAAGACCACCATCACTGCTCCCATGGACGGGAAGATCACCGAGCTTTTAAAAAAAGAAGGGGAGATGGTGGCCGGTGCCACCTATAATCCCACTGAGATTATGACCATCTCAGACCTGTCTGCATTTGAAGTAGAAGTAGAGGTGGATGAGACAGATATTGCAGAAACCAAATTAGTCCAGGAAGCCAAAATCAAAATCGATGCCTTTCCGGATACCTCTTTTAAAGGCGAGGTCTCGGAGATAGGGAATACCGCTAAAGTCACAGGTTACGGCACCCAGGATCAGGTGGTCAATTTCTTGGTTAAGGTTCTGATCTTAGATGAGGTCAAAGGGATAAAGCCTGGAATGTCTGCCTCTGTGGATATTACCACTGCTTCCCATAAAGACGTTCTTAACATTCCGATCGCAGCGGTGGTAATGCGGGAGGAGAAGAAAGACAGCTTGAGCACTAAGTCCAAAAAGGACAAATCAGAAGCCCTGGCATCCTCGGTAAAGGAGGAGAAAGACAAGAAGAAGAAAAAGGAGATCGAGGGCGTTTTCTTAGTGGAGAAAGGGAGGGCTAAGTTCGTCCCTGTCAAAAGCGGTATTGCTGACCAGCAGAATATGGAAATAGTCTCCGGGCTTAAGGAGAATGACCAGATAATAACCGGGAGCTATAAGATCCTCAGAACCCTGAAGGATGGGGATAAGGTTAAGATAGAGAAAAAAATAGAGAAGAAAGAGGGAAGCTAA
- a CDS encoding ABC transporter ATP-binding protein, with product MIKTQNLWKIYEIGNEKVQVQALRGVDLEVEKGEYLAIMGPSGSGKSTLMNLIGCLDTPTQGEYYLNSRLVSQMNDDELAFIRNKEIGFVFQTFNLLPRATALHNVELPLIYNGTESKERIQKAKKALKMVDLEERMTHKPNELSGGERQRVAIARAIVNNPSLILADEPTGNLDTATGAEIMKLVDRLHSEGNTIILVTHEADVAAHAHRAIHLRDGKIEKDEKMK from the coding sequence CTGATAAAAACCCAGAATCTCTGGAAGATCTACGAGATCGGAAACGAAAAGGTCCAGGTTCAAGCCCTGCGGGGGGTTGATCTGGAAGTAGAAAAGGGGGAGTATTTAGCCATTATGGGACCTTCTGGCTCAGGCAAATCAACTCTGATGAATCTGATCGGCTGCCTGGATACACCCACTCAGGGAGAATATTATCTCAACAGCAGGCTGGTGAGCCAGATGAACGATGATGAGCTGGCCTTCATCCGCAATAAGGAGATAGGGTTTGTTTTCCAGACCTTTAATCTTTTGCCCCGGGCAACAGCTTTACATAATGTGGAGCTTCCTTTAATCTATAATGGCACAGAGTCAAAAGAGAGGATCCAGAAAGCAAAAAAAGCTCTAAAGATGGTGGATTTAGAGGAGAGAATGACTCATAAGCCGAACGAGCTTTCCGGTGGTGAAAGGCAGAGGGTGGCAATTGCCCGGGCAATAGTGAACAACCCCTCCCTGATTTTAGCGGATGAACCCACGGGTAATCTGGATACAGCCACTGGCGCTGAGATAATGAAGTTGGTCGACCGGCTCCATTCCGAAGGTAATACCATCATTCTGGTCACGCACGAGGCAGATGTAGCTGCACATGCGCATAGGGCCATACATCTCCGGGATGGGAAAATAGAAAAGGATGAAAAGATGAAATAA